CGACTATGCCGATGGCCCGCTATGGACCGAAAAGCCCGCGCTTTTCATCGCCGACCAGGCATCGCTTTCCGAGCTCGAGGCGCTGCGTGTCGAGATGGACCGCTTCATCGGCACCGTCACGCGCGTGGGCCCGCAGCGGATGCTGGAGATCGTTCCGGCGCTCAAGACCGGCGAGGGCGGCATCGTTGCCGGATTGCTTGATACCGGCGGGCGCAAGCTCGATGCCGATGCGCTGTTGCAGGCCAATGCCCGCGCATTCCGCAAGGCCGGCGGCACGATCGTGTTCGACGCCCCGGTAAGCGCCGTTGCCCGGGCGGGCGATCGCTGGGAGGTCGATACGCCCGAACAGGGCTATTCCGCGCGCATCGTCGTCAACGCCGCGGGCGCCTGGGCCGATGAACTTGCCGGCATGGCGGGCGTGCGGCGGCTCGGATTGCAGCCATTACGCCGCACAATCATCGGTTTCGCGCCGCCGGCGGGCCTGGACGTGTCCGGATGGCCATTTCTCAAGACAGTCAGCGAGGACGGATTCTACATGTTACCCGACGCCGGCCTTCTCCTCGCCTCGCCGATGGACGTCACCCCGCACGACCCCTGTGATGTTCAGCCCGATGATTACGACATCGCACTTGCGGCATGGCGCGTCGAGGAGGCGACGACGCTCCAGGTCTCGCGGATCAGCACCCGCTGGGCGGGACTGCGCAGCTTCGTAGCGGACAAGGTGCCCGTCGCCGGCTTCGCACCCGACGCGCCGGGATTCTTCTGGCTTGCAGGCCAGGGCGGCTACGGCCTCCAGACATCACCGGCGATGGCGCTTGCCGTCGAGGCACTGATGTTTGACCTGCCTTGGCCGGACCAGCTTTCGCGGCAGGGACTGCGCGCTGAGCATGTTCGCCCCGACCGATTGTATCGTACCGTGCAGGCGACCCCTTCGGATAACTGAGCGGTAGCGATTTGCGGTTCGATCTAAGGACATCCGAACCGGTTTCTTCGAGCGTGTTCGGGGCAGGGTTAGTCGAGGCCGGTCTTGCCCGGTGCCCAATAAGCTTTGCTCAGGATCCTGTTCGATGGGACTCCCAGCTGCTTCAGCGTCTGGCGCACGCGCTGGATGGTTCCGGCCTTGCCGGACAGGACGAATGCACTTCCAGATGCCGCAAGCGGAGCCAGCCTTGCTTCGATTTCCACAAGATGCGCATCGCCTGCCTCTCGCGCGATCAGCGAGAATCCATCGAGCGCGAGCTTCGACATGACGGTGCGGCAGGCATCGACATTGCCGACCTCGAAGCTGCCGACGACCGGGGCCGTGCGATCGCTGTGCACGAGCGCATGGGCGAGACCGATCGACGTCTCGTCCCCGAAGATTGCCAGCGGTCCGTCGACGCGGCTGGTGTCGAGCGATGCCCGCGGACCGAAAATGTCGCATCGGGTGTCGGGAACCGCGTCCCGCAACCAGGCGCTGCCCGGCCCCGTGCCATGGGAATAGCCCAGGATGCAGGCGCGCCCCGTAACCGCGTTCCATGCAATCGGGGTGTAGGTCCGCGCGAGGAAGGCCGAACCCATCGCGACCTGGATTTTCTGACCCGGCGTCCAGACTACGTCCTTAAGCGCCGCGCCTTCCAAGGTGATCAGCCGGAAGCCCTCGGCCAGCGTCTCATTTGCGGTCACTGTCGCACGCTTCATCAACAGGCGGATCAACGCCTGATTCAGGCGGCCAGGCGCCTTGACGACGTTTGGCTCAGGGGTTTCGATCGACAGCATCACCGGATCCGCACCGTGAATTCATTGCCGCGCCCCTCGTCGATCGCGAGCGCTTGTGAGAAGTATCCGTTTGCGGGATCGCGGACATAGGCCTGGTATTCGGGATCGAAGGCGTTCTCGCCGAGCACGATCGCGCCGGGACGGAGATGGGGCCCTATCAGCTTCAGCACCGGCAGATAGAGCGAGAAGGCGCCGTCGATGAGCAGGAGATCGACTGCGCCGCCGACATCGGCGAGCGTCTCGCGCGCATCGCCTTCGCGGACCTCGACGAGATCTGCGAGGCCGGCGGCTTCGAGATGCCCGCGCGCTCGCGCAACTTTGCCTGGTTCGAGTTCGCTGCCGATCAGCGTGCCTCCGCCATTGTCGCGCAACGCCGCGGCCAGGTAGATCGTGGAGATCCCCATCGAAGTGCCGAACTCGACGATCCGCGCCGCCTTGCTCGCGCGCGCCATCGCATAGAGGAACTGTCCATATTCGGGCGAAACCGAGAGGAAGTGATCGGCATAGCCCTGATAGACCGGGCGAAGTCCCGTCTTCTCGTCCGCAAGCAGCTTCGCAGCCCATTGCTGGGCGCCCGCGCCGGACGCCTCGATTTCGGTCATCACCTGCTCGAAATGCGCGTTATCGGCCTCGTGTGCGGCGCGATGCAACGTATCGAGCAGTCCCGCGACGATCTCCGTTTCCAATGTGTTCATTATGCTCGCCCTTTCCGGCTCGACTGATCTCCTGCGAACCGATACGGGCATTCGTAAATGGCGTCATTGCGAAGGCTGGACAGAATGTTATCCGCTTCGGCCAATCACGCGAAAGGCAGGCCGTGCCGATCCTCACCGAACTGAGCGGTGACGAGGATTGGGTCGAGCCCGACGATGTGCCGCGTCCGGTGGTGAGCTACGGCTTCATCGCCGAGGATTTCGGCGGTCTCGAAATCGATCTCCACCGTCATCGCAAGGGTCAGATCGTGCTGGTGCAACGCGGTGCCCTGAGCTGCGAGGTAGAGGGCGGCTTGTGGATCGTCCCGCCCCGCAGCGCAGTCTGGATTCCGGGAAGCGCCCTGCACGCGATCAAGGTGAGCGGTACGCTGGAAGGCTATGGCGCGTTCGTCGATCCGGCGTTCAGCGCCGGCCTGCCGACGCGATGCTGCGCCGTTTCGGTGACGCCGCTGTTGCGCGAGCTCCTCACCCGCGCCGCGCATTTGCCACTTCTCTATGAGGAGAATGGTGTGAACTCGCGCCTGATCGCGGTGCTGCTCGATGAGCTTGGCGCGGCTGAGATCGAGCACCTGCATCTGCCGATGCCGAGCGACGTCCGGCTC
This genomic stretch from Sphingomonas sp. LM7 harbors:
- a CDS encoding siderophore-interacting protein, which codes for MLSIETPEPNVVKAPGRLNQALIRLLMKRATVTANETLAEGFRLITLEGAALKDVVWTPGQKIQVAMGSAFLARTYTPIAWNAVTGRACILGYSHGTGPGSAWLRDAVPDTRCDIFGPRASLDTSRVDGPLAIFGDETSIGLAHALVHSDRTAPVVGSFEVGNVDACRTVMSKLALDGFSLIAREAGDAHLVEIEARLAPLAASGSAFVLSGKAGTIQRVRQTLKQLGVPSNRILSKAYWAPGKTGLD
- a CDS encoding FAD-binding oxidoreductase; this encodes MRKRVDVLVIGGGIAGISAAARIARHAETVVLEQESALGYHSSGRSATFYHFGIGNDCVRGLTAASSDFFADPPADYADGPLWTEKPALFIADQASLSELEALRVEMDRFIGTVTRVGPQRMLEIVPALKTGEGGIVAGLLDTGGRKLDADALLQANARAFRKAGGTIVFDAPVSAVARAGDRWEVDTPEQGYSARIVVNAAGAWADELAGMAGVRRLGLQPLRRTIIGFAPPAGLDVSGWPFLKTVSEDGFYMLPDAGLLLASPMDVTPHDPCDVQPDDYDIALAAWRVEEATTLQVSRISTRWAGLRSFVADKVPVAGFAPDAPGFFWLAGQGGYGLQTSPAMALAVEALMFDLPWPDQLSRQGLRAEHVRPDRLYRTVQATPSDN
- a CDS encoding O-methyltransferase; the encoded protein is MNTLETEIVAGLLDTLHRAAHEADNAHFEQVMTEIEASGAGAQQWAAKLLADEKTGLRPVYQGYADHFLSVSPEYGQFLYAMARASKAARIVEFGTSMGISTIYLAAALRDNGGGTLIGSELEPGKVARARGHLEAAGLADLVEVREGDARETLADVGGAVDLLLIDGAFSLYLPVLKLIGPHLRPGAIVLGENAFDPEYQAYVRDPANGYFSQALAIDEGRGNEFTVRIR
- a CDS encoding helix-turn-helix domain-containing protein is translated as MPILTELSGDEDWVEPDDVPRPVVSYGFIAEDFGGLEIDLHRHRKGQIVLVQRGALSCEVEGGLWIVPPRSAVWIPGSALHAIKVSGTLEGYGAFVDPAFSAGLPTRCCAVSVTPLLRELLTRAAHLPLLYEENGVNSRLIAVLLDELGAAEIEHLHLPMPSDVRLRRIVEEMMAMPADRGTIDLWAKRAGLSERTLARVIRRETGMSFGRWRQQLGIMLAVKWLAGGASIQQVAGDLGYESVPSFVTMFRKALGTSPGRYMAERHTSQPRSL